Part of the Tamandua tetradactyla isolate mTamTet1 chromosome 11, mTamTet1.pri, whole genome shotgun sequence genome, TTTATTGCtatgaaaaagaaacagtttcGTATGCTGAGTGTGCCCTCTTGTGCATCCAGATTTCCTAGCAGGCATCTTCTGAAAAGTTGACAAAAGCTGTATGTGTTATTTGAATaactttgaatctttttttttaatctttgtgaaATAGCCTGATTCATCCTGAACTGTAAAATACTGTAAAAGAGCAGAAAATGTGCCTAAATTTTGGTAACCCCTAATATTCCTCAGCACAATGCTTCTAAATTATACTTATTCCATAAACGTTTGGGAAaattaaacacaaaaataaaccaTGTACATTTAGTACTGCTGAAAATTATTAGGTAATGGTGTTGATTTACTGCTGCAATAATTATAAAGAAGTTCAGGATAATATACAATAAAGGCAAAATATAGCTCAGGAATTCTTGGCAGGTAGTTAACAAATactaatcattatttttattattaattccattttatggatgaaaaaacCTTGAGACTCAAATGTTAAACAAGTGGTAGAAGCAGGTCTTAAATCCAGATCtggggtttttttatttttttaatttttatttttaacctcctCTCACTGCTTTTGACATAAAGCTTCAAGAATGAAATTGCTAACATATTCCTGTGTGACATTTCAGTAAATTAGCCAAGCTTTCTGGATCTCTGTgtccttgtctataaaataatGTATTGGACTGCATGGCATTAGGCCTCTTTCTGTCCTAATATCCTCTGATGCTTTGACAAGATTAGATAAATTGATTAGGTCAGATAGTGAGGGGCCTAGAATGCTAAGTTAGATTTTAGAATTATCTGGTAGAGAGCATGGAGTCATTAAAGATTTAtcccacagaaaacagaaaataagtgtatCTGAGTGTCTAGTAAGACCCTCCTCTGACACTCAAAGGCAtggaagtgttttatcagaaactCATTCTCTATTTCTCAGGGAGCCTTGAAATCAACTTTTTTAGTACAAAGTCTCCAATCTCCCTTCCAGGGTAGAAGTGGAGTAGAACATGTGGCCATGGGACAGAAGTCAGAGATCCTAGAATACGATTACCGCTGGGCTCTCCTTCAGATGGAACAGGAATGGTAGTAAACTTATAAGAACACGGCTCACTGGTCCACCATTAGATTTTGTCAGGGTCTCCATTCTGATTGGGCTAGAGGCCATTCTGGTTAGTTCCATGCTGTTCATATATCTTGAATTAGCCTTGATTTCATCATGTTCCTTCTCTAAACAATCATTAACACTGACATCAAAGTTAAAATACcgagaaaaacagaaatatactTACGGAAGCTCAGCAAGACTTTCATATCCTCCCAAGCTCTCAGCCAGAGTAAATATCTAAGGCAAGAAAAACAATTTAGATCttccagtaaaataaaaatacttaaatctaaaaataaatgtttttaataaaattcctGGAATAGGAAATAGAGAATAGCAGTAATTATGAATAAACTGAAAATTAGGCAATAAACTCAGAGAAACAATGAGATTAACATTCATAACAAAAATTTCACCAATTAGACATATTATGtacaaacttttaaaacattaaaacttgATCAGTGCAAATTTCCTATACCTTCCTACTTTGGCCCTATTCTTAAGAATACTTAACATGAGCTCTAAAAGTCCAGTATATTAAGTTTGAGATCCAgctccaatttatttattctttaaataaaaaatctgtCTACAAAGCTATAGATATTTTTTTGTTAATATGCATCacttataaaagtaatacatccATTTAACTCCTTAGGGGAGTAGGAATAGAAAAGTTTTTCTATTTAGTGTTGTAGTGTTACAGTGTTAAAGAAttttacaaatgtttaaaaaattacaaaatttatatttctcacAACTGCTTTAAATTAGATGTATAGTACTATCTTTCTGATTTTAGAAGTGGACAAATTTGAGACATTCAGAAGGCTTCAACTGACCTGGTAGCATTCTATTCACTAGACCTGTAGTATCTAAACTCAGACTATGGCAAGGAGCCCAAACCCATGTATGGAGTCACCCAGACTCCTGAGAGCCTCCTGCCTTTGTGCAAATGAGAAAAAGTCCtctcttcccccccaccccaggcaaaTACAGACTGGGAGGCACAGGGTTTTGAAATCCACTCCTAGGCTACATTTGTACAATACAACTAGCTGCAAAATACTTTGAGGTTGCACAAGCCTCATTTGAAACAAGGATttacttctaaataaatttgaaaattaatgcaTTCTATGCTGTCTCTCTCTAACTGACTGCAGCCTGTGGAGAGTCCAGCAAATGAACCTATTCAGATATCTTCTTCTGCGCCATTGATGTGCCTTGTCATTCTCTAACTGAATGCATTTCAGGATAAAGAAAGAAGTTTATAGGTGCAACCTGCATGCACACAAAAATGAATCTGGGTAGCGTTAGAAGTGAGAGATAATGAACGGCTCTTAGAAATCATACcactataattttaaaacaaattttgaaagtTTACCTTTAGGTTCTTGAGGAAAGTCTCAGCATGCTGAAGAGTGCCCTTAATATAAAAGGTGATCATCCCTGGACAACCTGTGCACTGACGTTTCGCCAACTCATGCTGTGGATGAGAGGGCAGTCCTATAATCAGAAGGTATAATAAAAGTGTTATTTTGGAGTCAAacataatttcagaaaaaaaacctCACTGTCTGCTTATGAAAACTGCAAACACTGCTATCTCTCTGGCTTTGTTTTGACCAATCTTTTCAATCCCTCTCCATATCTTTCGCCACATAGACTTTCTTTACACTGATGGCACTGTTTCTTCTCAGGACTCTTGCACATGCTGTACCTTTAAGCTAGAACACTCATTTGTATTTTGGCCTTGGTTTATGTACATTCTTTGAGGCCAGGGAATAGTCTAATTCTCCTGTAAAACCAAGTCTAAATGGCTGGATAACTCAAAATTCCGAACAGCTATCTACTTAGATACTCAAATTATCATAGTTTAAAAACTGGCAGAATAAACTCAAAATTTAACATGCAAGCTTGCTAATTCTTTGCACATAAGCATGTCTAGATGCTGGGGAAGGTAAAGGAAATGAGAGATCTTCAGGAGAATTTTAGTGGGTAAGTATTAATTTTCAACTTGGGACAAACCTCTATCAGATAAAAGGTAGAGCTAGTGCAAAAGAGCAGACTGACAAGATTTAAGCAGATCACCTAGAAAGTACATGTTGCAATCTTGGACTAGGTATACAAAAGTCTTCAAGCTAAAGGCCATCATGAGAGGAATACCTACTGCGTAAGAAATTTCCTAATATCTGAGTATCCCACTAGATACTCTGGCAATATAAGGCCAGAGATCATGTCTATCTTGTTATCACCAGACCCACCACAGTACCCAACACACAGCAATGTCCAACCATAAATGAATGACATAAAGTTATATGAAAGCACCCAATCTACAAATAAATGTTCCATAAACAGGATGCTTAGAACAATCCTTAAAATACCGGCGcaagtgatgaatatacaactatgtgatgatactgtgaaccgttgattgtataccatgtatggactgtatgtgtgtgaacatttctcaatacaaatatttaaaaaaaaaacaacctggtGCAAGGGATATCTATTTACAAATAAGATGAACATACCAGGATAAATAACCTTTGCTACCCAGGGATTAGATTCTAGAAACTTAGCAACtgccattccattttcaaaatgctTATCCATTCGGACCTGTAGAGTTTTCAAACCTCGATTGCAGAGGTAACAGTCAAGAGGAGATGGAACTGCTCCAATAGCTACAAAATGAACATAGCCATGGTTAATTTTGCCAGGGAGAGGGACCCACAAAAATCTCTGATCCCTCTTTTTCATTGCAACTTTAAGATGGTAGCTATAAAGCCCAATGTTTGAATTTTAAGGGGGAAAATTGATCTATCAAATCAGAAGAATGAGAATAAAGAGTAAAACACAATTAgagaaatgtgatttaaaatggGAGGGGGAATGGATATACTGAAAGTTAAATACAAACACAATAATGTGAACTTTTCAAATACAACCATCAATAGTCATTTCAGAGTGACTactattattttaatgaaataacagACTGTGCGTGTTTCCCTGCATTTCTTTGAAAAAGTATTCTATCATAAAGAGAAAACAGCAGCTCAGCTCCTATTATTGCTAAATGTTCTACCCACATTCTATTTAGCCTTTGTCTGAAGTAGCCTATGATTTCTTAGGCCTTGAGGCACACATAACCTCATTCCTAcattttttataaaggaaaagacaTATATTAAGCAGTAAGGTCTGGTTTCCGTCATCAGAGTTccttttcattactttaaaatctatttcctAGAAGAGCATTCCATTCCTAATTATGTTTGCATCTTATCTGCCAAATTGCAATGGTTAAATCAAATTTCCACCTCAAATAAACCTTATCCATATTTGAGataaactaaacaataaaaaCTGGGAATGGTGCTTCGACGTCGATTAAAAAATGTTATGCACTTACTTTAAGTATTATTTAAAATCAGACATAAAAGGTAAAGCATATGAATGCCGTCATttcaaatgcttaaaaaaaaaccctacaaattcttttgggttttatcATATTCTGAATAATATTAACATGGATTTGAAAATAGCAAAATGCTTTGTATCATGTCAAAAGCCCTCTATAAAAATGTGCTGCAACTGTAATATTTTTATAACCCAAATTTTATCTATTTCCTCTAAAAATCTCTAAAAGTCTGAATATTTCTCtctagttttcatttcttcagaaatATGAGGATAATCTAACTTTACAACattaagcagaaatgaaaaatcaaatgcTAGTTACTCTGTAACTATAAGGGGTAATACAGAGTTTTCAATACTTACAATTTTGTAAAAAGCGAAGCTTGTTATGGAGGTCCTCAGAATTAACAGACACTAAACCCATTACAACATCACTGTgacctgaaagaaaacaaaaacctctgagttaaaaataattttctttgtatttcattttataatttcaaaaatgtgacttacatttgaaaaaaactcTCAGGGAAAAGGCCCGAAAAAAATACGGTTAAATAAACTTAATTCTGTTTGACACTAGCAAAAGCTATacagagaagaataaaataaaaataagataaaaatttgggcgggccgcggtggctcagcgggcaaagtgcttgcctgctatgccggaggacctcggttcgattcccggccccagcccatgtaacaaaaacggagaaacagaatacaataaaaccagaaaatgtttaaagatgtttccctttcttccttccttccttccttctatccttccttccttctctctgtctttcctttaaaaaaaaaaaaaaaaaaaaaaaaaaaaaaaattaaatgtttctggtggtgatggtagcacattctgaacgtaattaacagcagtgaattataATATATGAACATAGTTGAGAGGTTGCATatgtattactagaataaaattcaaagaaaagcaACATAGGACTGTAACTACtgtgaaccctactgtaaatgatggactacagttaattgcacaattataaaaatattttttcatgaattgtaacaaatgtaccacactaaggcATAAAGCataatatatgggaactctgaattttatgtataatttttttgtgaactaacaacttctctaaaaaaaaaggaaattaaaaacaaggaaggaaaggtTTCTTTTTAAGCTGTCCTCAGGATAAAACATAACCTTTTCTATAAAATTCAATCCTCTTCCAATAAATCATGAGAACAATTCCTCCATTATAAATTAAATCCCCTATTTTGCTTTCCaaaaagtcacagaaaaaaatctgaataataGTAAAAGGGATCAAAATGTCAAACCCTATGCTATATTCATCTAGCCATGGAAAAGAGCAAAGTATAGACTGCGCAAATATTaccattcatatattttgttgCTGAATACATGCAAATATCAGCTCCCAGAGACAAAGGCCgctgaaagatataaaatattatacttAAAACAGGAAACCATTTGAAAATATGCTTTGTTGCTCACCTATTTGCTATTGCAAATTCCATCCCCATTGCAATCTAtattaacttttcaaaaataCATACACTGTAAAATTTTCCGGGATCCCTGATATTATCTTCTACTAACCTCTCCCCCACCGAATAAAAATATGGAGTATTGGGCCCAGTATTCAGTCAGAAGGCATGAGTTTTATGGCAAGAGCAGGTATATCAGTTCAACAAGTCTGCTGAACCTGTTCTTTAGAGCAGTTGATGACTGATCCCTAAATTTATCACTTATGGCAGAGGTGTTGGCATTTTATGACCTATTAAGCACATAAAATAGTTGACATAAATTTTCGCAGGTCTATGTCAACTAATTATAAAATTGAAGTGCTTGGTAGATTTATTATCATTAAAACCGAGAAATATATGTTGTCATTATTCACTCTCAATTTGCCATGAACTTGACTCTTATTACTTTTATCATATAAATTTTGCCAAGTGGAAAGTCCCTTAAAGAAATTCATTTGGATTGTTCACCCCCCTCAATTTTCCTGCCTATTAACCCTTTGGTTTAGTCTTAAACTTTGCATACACTGATAGTTACGCTTATAATCCAATTATTCACTAAACAACATATCATTGACATCTTTCCATCTatcttttgttaaaataaaattgggtTGTAAGGACCCAAGACCCAGGCCCTGGTCACTccccattttgagagcaagtcatgCAGCTGCCTTCATAACTGAGACAGACCTTAAACATCAAAGAATGTAAGACTCCCCTTCCCTAATCATTGCTGGTAACCAACTTTCATGGGACCCTGCTGGACCTTGTGAAAATCCATTTTAACCACATCTTGCAAGAGTCTGCTGAACCTTATAAGCATCCCCACTGTCTCTTGGCACAACTTTCTCTCTCCTGGTTTTGGGTAGAGTACAATTGGGAAGAATTCTTCTCCTTTACATAAGTCCTAGTTAAAGCTTATGTCTAATCTTCTGTCTCATGGCCttggggttgtgctgggctggaacatttggtgagccagccaggagatcaAAGAACCACTAGCTACAGAGAGCATTAGTCTGGGGAAAGGAGACTCCATAGGGGTAATCCTGGGGTGGCCTGCTTCCTCACTGTGGGGAGGGGTCGCCCACTTGCTTCACTGCCCTGCATTCAGTTGGTCATTATTGTGTGTGGTATGGCCAGCTACAGAAGACTGTCTTGAGGAAGACAAAGAAATCTGCAGGTCCGCGGGGGCAATCATGGAGTGGTTTGCTCCCTTGACATGGGGAGGGATCACCCACTTCTTTTACTGTGCTGCAGTCAATTGGCCACTGTTGTATGTCTCAGAAAGACAGAGGAATTAATAGATTTGAAGACTGTATTGAATGAGAGGCTACACCATGtagataagagtttagaaatattggcTTGCCAGTATGCTAGAGTAGGAGGGCATAGACTGCCTAAGGGGCACAAGAGGCATATCCTGACTTCCTCTGATTCTTTATCTGAtgaggaaaaggaataaaaagaaattcagaatgcAAAGGTGGAATGATGCCACCTTTGTATGCTGTGCTTCCAAAGTTGCCTCTTTACTGCAAGGAATTAGCGTTCAATTTTTCAGCATTCACTAGTCAACCTGTTTTCACCCTCACCTGGGAAGAACAAGGGGTTTTCATCATGCTCCTATGAAACTATTTGCATGGTCTGACCATCTCCTACCAGGCTCACAGCAAGGAATTTGGCTTAGTGGAAAAGTGTAACTCTATTAACTGCTAACTCTTTTCCAGAACTAAAAGAAGCCTTGGGCCCATTGCTATTTCATCTTTAACAGCTAGGATGGGTAACTGCAATGCCTTGgctgccctgtcaaattcttgggcATTGTATAGTTGGGAAAGACAAAACTTATTCCTTTTGTAGTAAATGATAAGGTATGATGTTTTCCTCTATTGCCAAAACTAATGGTGCTGTTGGGATTGTTGGGGTATTAGAAAACTTTCATTCTTCATtcagcccaaatgttaaaacctggGTATGTTTGATTAAGGAAAAACTATCCTCAGGAATAGGATATTTCCCAGGAGACCACTTTCTgcttttttggggtggtggtggtggtggtggtggtgaatggTTTGGCAATTGAActtaggtctccagcatggaacatgcacattctaccactgaaccacccaggcacCCAGCAGCTTTGCTTTTGTACCAATATTGGCTTTGGGCGAGGTTTGTGGGAAACAGGCAAAGCAAGTTCCCATCAGCTTTTGGCCTGACCTAAGATATAGCCTTTTAGAAAAACAACTGGGTGCTGACTTACTGCAAGTTGAAAGACTAACTCAGAAATAccctgtgaaattaagaacagccatCTGCATATTGGGGTAGACACGTGACAGTGCCATCAAGCTTCACTTTGGCAGTGCGCAAGGAAGCATATTAATGAAGTGGAAAGCTTATCTGCTTCAGTGCAGCAGATACAACAACAACCCCTTAAGTGCTGAAATGCATGATATTCTGAGACCAGTTTGCTACATCACTTGCCCCTCCTTGCTGATCCTCCTGAGGTGGCTGTCTCTGTGCCCACCACTGACAGATGTGGCAGCTAGTTGAGCCAGGATTCAGACCCAGAGTGCCTGCTTCCAGAGGTTTATGCTGGGAtgtccattttgccttttgtgagACTTACAGAAGGTCCAGAAGATAAAAGTCAGGGCAGAAAGAGAACCCATTTAGTTTCCATGAAGTTAAGGCAGTGAGAGGACTTTTTCAAAAGATCTTGTTTTGTGGAACCAATACATGGTAAACAATTGACCACAAAGGGATGGTGTGATTCTCATTAATTCAATTGACTGAATTCCAGTGGAAATGAAATGGATTCCCATTCTCAGCAAAAGGAAATCATTTTCCTTATGGTCTTCAGAAAGGTAGAAAAACTGGACCTATTATCATACCTGTTACAGGAAAAAGAGGGCCAGGCCTGATGAGTAACCTGGGCAGGTCCTGGGTAAAAATTTCATGTATTCTCTTTGGAAATATATGACTTACAGTGATTCAGTGAAAGAGATCCTGTGCTGTAATAGCTGGTAAAGTAGCATATGGGTTAAGGAATTGAGATAAAGAACCCAAGACTAAAAATCACCTGGgacaaataaatgataaagattTTCAGCTAGAAGCATACTGCTTAATTGATCTAAGAAACAGTCAAAGATATACTGTGAGCCAAAGGTAGATGGCTCAGGAAGCTATGTGATTGCAGTGTAGCCAAGAATTGCGtttccagaaaggaaaatgaaaaagccTTCTGAGTAATACAGAGGAAGATGAAGAACAGGTTTACCCAAACTACCCAGAGAgtcttccagtttcatgaagtagCAGCCTGAGCCAAATTTGAGGACCcagaacaaaagggagaaaatgcaAACAACTGAGCTTGTAAATAATTGCTAACTGAAAAGCTGAAGAAGATGAACTGGAGTGTCAGAAAGTCTGGACAATAAAGATGAACTACAAGAGTATAATAAGAATGAATTCAAGGGAAAggtagaaagaaaagagcagggaaaaggTAACCGAaaccaaggaaaagaaaagtttggTCATTAGGATGAGAGAATATGTGGGAAAAGGGCAGATGACAGGTTAATTATATTGGAATCCTAAGACAGCCTACCAAAAGGTGAAAAACAGAAAGGAGGGAGAACCTAGAAAAAAAGTAGGACAGAAAAGGGATGGAATGGAGATTGTAAGAGGAGGGTGTAGTACATGTAGAGGGGTAGTTAGGAAAAGCCATAGTTTAAAGGGAGCACTGTAAATACTTAGAGTTACAATGTAAAACACACAAGTAAAAGTTTCTACTACAAATTACATAAAGATGCAGGGAGCTGGGTATAGACTATGGGGTGCTAAGGgaagaaaaaccagaaaaaaggaagagagatggAGAAATAACATCTGTGACATATACCGAGATGTCATTGAgtataacttttattttccttttactggGGAAAGGTTAGTCAAGTAAAAAATACACATAAGcgtaagtgtgtgtgtatgactATAAGACATGACTGACTTTTAACCCACACATAAACATTTGAGCCTCTATTACATGTAATGGACTGGCAGATAAAATAGCATGAGGAGGCCATGACTTTTACATCCTAAGAAAAACCCAAAAGCTTTAATTAAGCcacatttaaaaaacacaaagtcGTATATACGATCTTAAGATATGGTTGGAAAGATATCAAGCAATGGGGACAGGCAatagtggcacagtggcagagttctcgcctgacatgccagagacctgggtttgattcccagtccctgcccatgcccctccccccccccaaaaaagatatcaAGGAATGGTAAAAAAGTTCCAACTTTAACTTTTTGCTCTTTGCCTAATCACAATAATCATGATTAGGTTTCATGAGATATATGATAGTTTTGATGTAAACAAACTCTTCCTTTCCTAATTTCAGGTATCTGTGTGGTCTAGTAaacatgccaaaaacaaacaaacaaacaaaacctttttTCCCTTACCTGGAAATATGCTGACATAAAAGTGTTATCCACAACCAAAATAATGTCTCCATGTTTACGTACAGTATGTGCACAGGCTTCAATGTCAATCATCTTCAAAACAGGGTTTGTGGGCGTTTCAATCCAAACAAGCTGAAAGAATTCAGCAAATAACAATAGTTTGTAAAAATATGCTTCACAAATATATACTGTAACAATCTAGTAGGCTACATTACAGTATTGGAAGAGCACAGATTACTAAATTCAACTAAGGTTCAAAATTACTAAGGTTCAAACTGAATCCTAGTCTCCCACTCCACACAAATTTCTACGAGACCATATCTAagcaatttattctttctatCCAGAAATCCTTCATTGTAAAATAGGCTGATAATATTGttgtaaggatcaaatgagataatgtatatgtTAAGTAGAAAAGTGCTAAATTAAAAAGAACTATCCCTACTTTGTCAAAAATATCCTGAATATGAATTTAAATAATGTCAAAGGTACTAGAAACTATAAAATATGTACCTAGGACTCGAGGAAGGGCAGTGGTTTTTGAGTGGCAGAAAGAAGTGACACACAACCGAAAAACTAGGTACTGCTCACTTAAGAAGACAATATCATTTATCTGCATATCCCCAAAATCTAAGACCGATgatgtttttttctattatctaaGTGGACAAGACATGCAGTTTAATATTCTGTTCCTATTCTAGAGTTTTACTGTAGATaggaaaagtatttaaaataatgttgattCTACCGGAATCTTGAATTACTTAGAGATTCTATAAGAGTTATTTTTGGGTGAAAACTTATTATTCCCACAGATtataaacaaacacataaaaacaAAGAAGGCTTCATGCAGATTTTCAAAAGTTCTACTTCAAATGACAGGCCAGATATCCTGGGGGACGGGGGAGAATGGGTTAATTCAAGACAGTAAAGAACAACTACATAAAGTTCTATTGACAAGACTTGATGTACTCAAAATTTGCTTTCCTCCCTTGGAAAGACTCAGACCAGCATTCTAATATGTGCCTTTTCTCCCAAGCAAGATAAACAAGTTCCTTGGAAAACAAACCTTAATTACTCAAAGCCTTTGTGCACGAAAACAATTCTCATTCTTAGCACCCACTGCAGCATAATCTTGAGTATAATTCAAAACTTTTAATCATTcgcaaaaaagttggaaaaggctGACTAATAAAAGACACTGGCACCTCTTTTACTCATTCAGAATTTAAATGAGGTCCCAAGAAAGAATAGCACATATGCCCTTCACAAAGGCACAAAATACCTTTTGGTGTCATACAGACTTCCCAAGACAGAGGCTAAAGATTGTTTGTGTCCATTCTCTACTTCTGACTCTTATTTTGCTGAAAAATTCCTTAGAAGTTTTTGAAGCCATTATTCTTGGGGTCTGGGAGCTTGGAAGGCTTTCTTTTCTGTAATCTCACCTCTGTAATGCCTTCTGGTTAATAATACCATCTAAGTAAGGCAGTTAAGAGTTACATGTTCTTGCCAACAATTTTTCTTAACAATTGCCAATGTATCAGGTTCTGtactaagcatttttttttactaagcaTTTTATgtgtattacctcatttaattctcacatccATCCCTCTATAAAGCAGGTACAATTATCTCCCATTTTGTggatgaagaaatgaatttttgGTTAAATTCTTTACCAAATTATTTACCAGAATTCTATGACAGCAGCAACATTAAGATTTGAATTCCACAAGGACTCAAGTTCTTAACCATCATGCTATAATACGCAGGAGGCGtcatgtttatttaaatattaatgattttCAGCAGCTTCTAATAAAACGCACCAGATTTAAATGATATCCTTTCAGTAAACAGGaatgatgaaaacaaaacatcacAGGGAAAATAGACAAACCTAAAAATTAACTAAGTACCTTAGTTTCTGGTGTAATTGCTGCCTCTAGCAATTTGATTTTGGAACAGTCAACAAATGAAACCTTCAATC contains:
- the CTH gene encoding cystathionine gamma-lyase, yielding MQKKDTSLSGFLPSFQHFATQAIHVGQEPEQWTSQAVVPPISLSTTFKQGAPDKHSGFVYSRSGNPTRNCLEKAVAALDGAKYSLAFSSGLAATMTITHLLKAGDQIICMDDVYGGTNRYFRQVASKFGLKVSFVDCSKIKLLEAAITPETKLVWIETPTNPVLKMIDIEACAHTVRKHGDIILVVDNTFMSAYFQRPLSLGADICMYSATKYMNGHSDVVMGLVSVNSEDLHNKLRFLQNSIGAVPSPLDCYLCNRGLKTLQVRMDKHFENGMAVAKFLESNPWVAKVIYPGLPSHPQHELAKRQCTGCPGMITFYIKGTLQHAETFLKNLKIFTLAESLGGYESLAELPAIMTHASVPKDDRDALGISDTLIRLSVGLEDAKDLVEDLDQALKAAHPPSTSDN